From Actinopolymorpha cephalotaxi, one genomic window encodes:
- a CDS encoding FAD-dependent oxidoreductase yields the protein MTDRLLRPTQVVAGFDDAADTYDLLVGSNPGYHTHLRRSARRLVPLSGDGSGLRLLDLGCGTGASTAALLRVAPRARVVAVDGSAGMLAQARRKPWPAGVTFVHADAGDLTAGLAAVGEHEPFDGALAAYLLRNLDDPDALLREVFGLLRPGGTLAVHEYSVAGSPLSSAVWRAVSTSIIVPMGRAVSGHPALYEHLRHSVLHFDSVGELSARLRSAGYTRVRVAPMSGWQRGIVHTFLASRPATAGANGQVNGQVNGRVVNSHARGQANGKVDGHVNAHAGKVLDRLGNGSEGRHADRTADGAAGGTADGNGSPRPPGRDRRATLLPSPTVRPVPRPPEAPRVAVVGGGIAGVSAAVALAERGVRVVLFEREPHLGGRLAGWSTRLNDGSEVTMTRGFHAFFRQYYNLRALIERVDPGLGSLVPLRDYPLLHADGVRDTFTRVPRTPPLNAAVFAATSPTFAARDFLRLKPRAALPMVDVSVPDVYHRLDDVDALTFLNRIGFPAAARDLAFSVFSRSFFADPRDLSAAELVAMFHLYFLGSSEGLLFDVPSSPFPQALWNPLASYLYDRGAQVELDTPVRSVEPSAVGGGGRTHLVHTDKAIYDVDGVVLAADVPGLRSLVTGSAALGTPEWRDQLAGLPSAPAFLVSRLWLSTPVRADRPAFAGTAGYGPLDNVSVLDRYEDEARAWAGRTGGSVVELHAYAVPDGTDLDKLRHEVLEQLHRVFPETADATVVDERHEFRADCPLFPPGGFDRRPTVTTPDPGVVVAGDLVRVDAPVALMERAATSGLLAANHLLARWGRPTHQVWSVPNAGRWRALRALSHRYAPAGSGAGSDVRSG from the coding sequence GTGACCGACCGGCTGTTGCGCCCGACCCAGGTGGTGGCGGGCTTCGACGACGCGGCCGACACCTACGACCTTCTGGTCGGATCCAATCCCGGCTACCACACCCATCTGCGCAGGTCGGCCCGCCGGCTCGTGCCGCTGTCCGGCGACGGGTCCGGGCTGCGGCTGCTCGACCTCGGCTGCGGCACCGGCGCCTCCACCGCCGCCCTGCTGCGGGTCGCGCCGCGCGCCCGGGTCGTCGCCGTCGACGGGTCGGCCGGGATGCTGGCCCAGGCGCGCCGCAAGCCCTGGCCGGCCGGGGTGACGTTCGTGCACGCCGACGCCGGCGACCTGACCGCCGGGCTGGCCGCGGTCGGTGAACACGAGCCGTTCGACGGGGCGCTGGCCGCCTACCTGCTGCGCAACCTCGACGATCCCGACGCCCTGCTGCGGGAGGTGTTCGGCCTGCTGCGCCCGGGCGGCACGCTCGCCGTGCACGAGTACTCCGTCGCCGGCTCGCCGCTCAGCAGCGCCGTCTGGCGGGCGGTGAGCACGTCGATCATCGTGCCGATGGGCCGGGCGGTGTCCGGTCACCCCGCGTTGTACGAACACCTGCGGCACAGCGTGCTGCACTTCGACAGCGTGGGCGAGCTGTCCGCGCGGCTGCGGTCGGCGGGCTACACCCGGGTGCGGGTGGCCCCGATGTCGGGCTGGCAGCGCGGGATCGTGCACACGTTCCTCGCCAGCCGTCCGGCCACCGCGGGCGCCAACGGCCAGGTCAACGGTCAGGTCAACGGCCGGGTGGTGAACAGCCACGCGAGAGGCCAGGCGAACGGGAAGGTCGACGGACACGTGAACGCGCACGCGGGGAAGGTCCTGGACAGGCTGGGCAATGGATCCGAGGGCCGGCATGCCGACCGGACGGCCGACGGTGCAGCTGGCGGAACTGCTGACGGGAACGGCTCGCCGCGGCCGCCGGGACGGGACCGCCGGGCGACGCTGCTCCCCTCCCCCACGGTGCGCCCGGTGCCGCGACCGCCGGAGGCTCCCCGGGTCGCCGTCGTCGGCGGCGGCATCGCCGGGGTGAGCGCCGCGGTCGCGCTGGCCGAACGCGGCGTCCGGGTCGTCCTGTTCGAACGCGAGCCGCACCTCGGCGGCCGGCTGGCCGGCTGGTCCACCCGGCTGAACGACGGCAGCGAGGTCACCATGACCCGCGGCTTCCACGCGTTCTTCCGGCAGTACTACAACCTGCGTGCGCTGATCGAGCGGGTCGACCCCGGACTCGGTTCGCTCGTCCCGCTGCGCGACTACCCGCTGCTGCACGCCGACGGTGTGCGCGACACGTTCACCCGGGTGCCGCGTACGCCGCCGTTGAACGCCGCCGTCTTCGCCGCGACCAGCCCGACGTTCGCCGCCCGCGACTTCCTCCGGCTCAAGCCCCGGGCCGCGCTGCCGATGGTGGACGTGTCGGTGCCCGACGTCTACCACCGGCTGGACGACGTGGACGCGCTCACGTTCCTCAACCGCATCGGGTTCCCGGCGGCCGCCCGCGACCTGGCGTTCTCGGTGTTCTCCCGGAGCTTCTTCGCCGACCCGCGGGACCTGTCCGCGGCCGAACTGGTGGCGATGTTCCACCTGTACTTCCTCGGCTCCAGCGAGGGTCTGCTGTTCGACGTGCCGTCCTCGCCGTTCCCGCAGGCGTTGTGGAACCCGCTCGCTTCCTACCTGTACGACCGCGGCGCGCAAGTGGAGCTTGACACCCCGGTCCGGTCGGTCGAGCCGAGTGCCGTCGGCGGTGGCGGCCGTACGCACCTCGTGCACACCGACAAGGCGATCTACGACGTGGACGGTGTCGTGCTGGCCGCGGACGTACCCGGGCTGCGGTCGCTGGTCACCGGGTCCGCTGCACTCGGCACACCCGAGTGGCGGGACCAGCTGGCCGGGTTGCCGAGCGCGCCCGCGTTCCTGGTGTCCCGGCTGTGGCTGTCCACGCCGGTGCGGGCGGACCGGCCGGCGTTCGCGGGTACGGCGGGATACGGCCCGCTGGACAACGTGAGTGTGCTGGACCGGTACGAGGACGAGGCCCGGGCCTGGGCTGGGCGCACCGGCGGGTCGGTGGTCGAACTGCACGCGTACGCCGTGCCCGACGGCACCGACCTGGACAAGCTGCGCCACGAGGTGCTCGAGCAACTGCACCGGGTGTTCCCGGAGACCGCCGACGCGACCGTGGTGGACGAACGCCACGAGTTCCGCGCGGACTGCCCGCTCTTCCCGCCCGGCGGGTTCGACCGGCGGCCCACGGTCACCACCCCGGATCCGGGCGTCGTGGTCGCCGGCGACCTGGTGCGCGTGGACGCGCCGGTGGCGTTGATGGAACGCGCCGCCACCAGCGGCCTGCTCGCGGCCAACCACCTGCTCGCCCGGTGGGGCCGCCCGACGCACCAGGTGTGGAGCGTCCCGAACGCCGGCCGGTGGCGGGCGCTGCGGGCGTTGTCCCACCGGTACGCACCCGCTGGTTCGGGGGCCGGCTCGGACGTCAGGTCAGGCTGA
- a CDS encoding cryptochrome/photolyase family protein — protein sequence MSDAEAPATGTTTAGGAGGHTTVVLFTRDLRVRDHPALAAACRWSARVVPLFVVDDRIVRGPYASPNRGAFLGEALADLRDSLRDRGGDLVIRSGDAVTETLAVARQVGADRVAVSADVTAYAQARQDRLARECEREGLDLALFPGVTVVPPGELRPASGASYQVFTPYWRAWDAATWRTPDRAPTRVELPDGIAPGDLPGRADLVFGDTSPRLPKGGESAGRAVLDAYLRRLPGDGGELDRDDLPGDQTTRLSPYFHFGCLSPLGVANRLRGKADDVVRQLCWRDFYHQVTAAFPRISTDDLRNRGREWTADTEDAVEAWRTGHTGVPLVDAGMRQLLAEGWMHNRARMLVASFLTKQLGVDWRIGAAHFMRWLVDGDVANNFGNWQWVAGTGNDTRPNRVLSPIRQGERFDADGEYVRRYVPELAGIEGGAAHQPWQLPEDVRRNLDYPPPLIDPVPRRGPKGPT from the coding sequence TTGAGCGACGCCGAAGCCCCGGCCACCGGAACCACCACGGCGGGGGGAGCCGGAGGCCACACGACGGTGGTGTTGTTCACCCGGGACCTGCGGGTGCGCGACCACCCGGCGCTGGCCGCCGCCTGCCGGTGGTCCGCACGGGTGGTGCCGCTGTTCGTGGTGGACGACCGGATCGTCCGGGGTCCGTACGCCTCGCCCAACCGGGGCGCGTTCCTGGGCGAGGCGCTGGCCGACCTGCGGGACAGCCTGCGCGACCGCGGCGGGGACCTCGTGATCCGGTCCGGCGACGCGGTGACGGAGACGCTGGCGGTGGCGAGGCAGGTCGGTGCCGACCGGGTGGCAGTCAGTGCCGACGTCACGGCGTACGCCCAGGCCAGGCAGGACCGGCTGGCCCGGGAGTGTGAGCGTGAGGGGCTGGACCTGGCGTTGTTCCCGGGCGTCACCGTGGTCCCGCCGGGTGAGCTCCGGCCCGCGTCGGGTGCGTCGTACCAGGTGTTCACGCCGTACTGGCGGGCCTGGGACGCAGCCACCTGGCGTACTCCCGACCGCGCGCCCACCCGGGTGGAGCTTCCGGACGGGATCGCGCCCGGCGACCTGCCCGGCCGCGCCGACCTGGTGTTTGGCGACACCTCCCCGCGGCTGCCGAAGGGCGGGGAGAGCGCCGGCCGGGCCGTGCTGGACGCCTACCTGCGCAGGCTGCCCGGCGACGGCGGCGAGCTCGACCGGGACGACCTGCCCGGTGACCAGACCACCCGGCTCAGCCCGTACTTCCACTTCGGTTGCCTGTCGCCGCTCGGGGTGGCCAACCGGCTGCGCGGCAAGGCCGACGACGTCGTACGCCAACTCTGCTGGCGGGACTTCTACCACCAGGTGACCGCCGCGTTCCCCCGCATCTCCACCGACGACCTGCGCAACCGGGGCCGGGAGTGGACCGCCGACACCGAGGACGCGGTGGAGGCGTGGCGCACCGGGCACACCGGCGTACCGCTCGTGGACGCCGGGATGCGGCAACTGCTGGCCGAGGGCTGGATGCACAACCGCGCCCGGATGCTGGTGGCGTCGTTCCTCACCAAGCAACTCGGGGTCGACTGGCGGATCGGCGCCGCGCACTTCATGCGCTGGCTGGTCGACGGCGACGTCGCCAACAACTTCGGCAACTGGCAGTGGGTCGCCGGCACCGGCAACGACACCAGGCCCAACCGGGTGCTCAGCCCGATCCGGCAGGGTGAGCGGTTCGACGCCGACGGGGAGTACGTCCGCCGGTACGTCCCCGAGCTGGCCGGGATCGAGGGCGGCGCGGCGCACCAGCCGTGGCAGCTGCCCGAGGACGTACGCCGTAATCTGGACTACCCGCCACCGTTGATCGACCCCGTGCCCCGGCGCGGACCGAAGGGACCCACGTGA
- a CDS encoding cobalamin-dependent protein (Presence of a B(12) (cobalamin)-binding domain implies dependence on cobalamin itself, in one of its several forms, or in some unusual lineages, dependence on a cobalamin-like analog.), whose amino-acid sequence MNGTQGSGGHDREDDPADPAESARSGHPLDLAEVARRLDVHYMTAYRYVRLGRLPAAHRGGRWWVDPADLDRFAAQRTATPPARRGDWHPEAYRSRLGERMVEGDEAGAWAVVESALVSGVSPKDVILGVLAPSMRTLGEGWQEGRFTIAEEHRASTVALRLVGRLGPLFARRGRPRGTVVLASVTGDPHSLPTAMVADVLRGEGYALVDLGADTPVRSVVEAVGKTPRILALGLSAGADQHLDAVRRTVRAVRAERPDLPIYVGGPAVVSAGQATDLGASGWAADAGGFADLLEGLTS is encoded by the coding sequence ATGAACGGCACCCAGGGTTCCGGGGGCCACGACCGCGAAGACGATCCCGCCGATCCGGCGGAATCCGCGCGTTCGGGACACCCGCTCGACCTCGCCGAGGTGGCTCGGCGGCTGGACGTGCACTACATGACGGCCTACCGCTACGTCCGCCTCGGCCGGCTGCCCGCTGCCCATCGCGGCGGCCGCTGGTGGGTGGATCCGGCCGATCTGGACCGGTTCGCCGCGCAGCGTACCGCCACACCGCCCGCCCGGCGGGGCGACTGGCATCCGGAGGCCTACCGCTCCCGGCTCGGCGAACGCATGGTCGAGGGCGACGAGGCGGGCGCCTGGGCGGTGGTGGAGTCCGCGCTGGTGTCCGGCGTCTCGCCGAAGGACGTGATCCTCGGCGTGCTCGCCCCCTCGATGCGGACCCTCGGCGAGGGCTGGCAGGAGGGCCGGTTCACGATCGCCGAGGAGCACCGCGCCAGCACCGTCGCCCTGCGGCTGGTCGGCCGGCTCGGGCCGCTGTTCGCCCGCCGGGGACGCCCACGCGGCACCGTCGTCCTGGCCTCGGTGACCGGCGACCCGCACAGCCTGCCCACCGCGATGGTCGCCGACGTGCTGCGCGGCGAGGGGTACGCGCTGGTCGACCTCGGCGCCGACACGCCCGTCCGGTCGGTGGTCGAGGCGGTCGGAAAGACGCCGCGGATCCTCGCGCTCGGGCTGAGCGCCGGCGCCGACCAGCACCTGGACGCCGTACGCCGCACCGTCCGCGCCGTCCGCGCGGAGCGACCCGACCTGCCGATCTACGTCGGCGGACCGGCGGTGGTCTCCGCCGGGCAGGCCACCGACCTCGGCGCCAGCGGCTGGGCCGCCGACGCCGGCGGGTTCGCCGACCTACTGGAAGGACTGACTTCTTGA
- a CDS encoding lycopene cyclase domain-containing protein gives MPHRVLRSPQIDRFQYLLLMAACLVLTLPLEFVFRARVYRRPSRLVRTLVPVLVVFLAWDAVAVARGHWHFSDRYTTGWLLPLRIPVEEFAFFLVIPICALLTYESVTTMLGYLADRRRARRAAPVGEPQGAEHA, from the coding sequence GTGCCGCACCGAGTGCTGAGGAGTCCGCAGATCGACAGGTTCCAGTACCTCCTGCTGATGGCGGCGTGCCTGGTGTTGACCCTGCCGCTGGAGTTCGTGTTCCGTGCCCGGGTCTACCGCCGCCCGAGCCGGCTGGTGCGCACGCTCGTCCCGGTGCTGGTGGTGTTCCTCGCCTGGGACGCGGTGGCGGTCGCCCGCGGCCACTGGCACTTCAGCGACCGCTACACCACCGGCTGGCTGCTGCCGCTGCGGATCCCGGTGGAGGAGTTCGCGTTCTTCCTGGTGATCCCGATCTGCGCACTGCTGACGTACGAGTCGGTGACCACCATGCTCGGCTACCTCGCCGACCGCCGCCGCGCGCGGCGAGCCGCTCCGGTCGGCGAACCGCAGGGGGCCGAGCATGCCTGA
- a CDS encoding lycopene cyclase domain-containing protein, with the protein MPEYTLAAVVSVVLVMVLELAWLRTGMFRRPAFWITAVIVFGFQIPVDGWLTKLSAPIVLYAESHASGIRAPWDIPVEDFAFGFSLMTLTLLLWDRLGSRERDQDHGRARGRASTAPPPPASAGRAPGRER; encoded by the coding sequence ATGCCTGAGTACACCCTGGCCGCGGTCGTGTCCGTGGTCCTCGTCATGGTGCTGGAGCTGGCCTGGCTGCGTACCGGGATGTTCCGCCGCCCGGCGTTCTGGATCACCGCCGTGATCGTGTTCGGCTTCCAGATCCCGGTGGACGGCTGGCTCACCAAGCTGAGCGCGCCGATCGTGTTGTACGCCGAGAGCCACGCCAGCGGCATCCGGGCGCCGTGGGACATCCCGGTGGAGGACTTCGCGTTCGGCTTCAGCCTCATGACGCTCACGTTGCTGTTGTGGGATCGGCTGGGCTCCCGGGAGCGCGACCAGGACCACGGCCGGGCGCGCGGCCGAGCATCGACCGCACCGCCACCGCCAGCTTCCGCCGGCCGGGCACCCGGGCGCGAGCGGTGA